From Pyrenophora tritici-repentis strain M4 chromosome 1, whole genome shotgun sequence, the proteins below share one genomic window:
- a CDS encoding Mod-r multi-domain protein, producing MSYSSPRHSQSFYQYDSSTPPPPPPKPGRSSGTATPSQGPPLPPPPPGQASSGNQQHTSQAQYQQYAPTDAEQFVIQPPDNGWLPDVLKDKSTKDLHHVLQTPELQNAIIYNPETTHASLTASIAPLQALLAQNVGLAESLKQLEAHVQHQRDGVQSRLLALRALERQWKTKQAEQDEALREFSPPALYQRLSASVGEQEALCRGLEESFLEGEGEGYGGGDAVASDREVTDFVRRLREGRKVAYLRAERKERWDEGRVGGWR from the exons ATGTCGTATTCATCTCCACGCCATTCACAGAGTTTTTACCAGTACGACTCTTCAAcgccaccaccgccgccgcccaAACCTGGACGTTCAAGCGGGACTGCAACACCATCACAGGGCCCTCCACTGCCTCCGCCCCCACCAGGGCAAGCGTCTTCTGGAAATCAGCAGCATACGTCACAGGCGCAATACCAGCAATATGCGCCCACAGATGCAGAGCAGTTTGTGATTCAGCCCCCGGATAATGGCTGGTTGCCAGATGTTCTCAAGGACAAGTC AACAAAGGATTTGCATCATGTATTGCAGACACCAGAACTGCAGAATGCGATTATTTATAATCCCGAAACAACACATGCCTCTCTGACTGCATCCATTGCACCTTTGCAGGCGCTTCTTGCACAGAACGTGGGACTGGCAGAATCACTCAAGCAGCTTGAAGCGCACGTGCAGCATCAGCGGGATGGGGTGCAGTCACGATTGCTGGCACTCCGTGCCCTAGAGCGGCAGTGGAAAACGAAACAAGCCGAGCAAGATGAAGCGCTCCGAGAGTTTAGTCCCCCGGCCTTGTATCAGCGTTTGAGTGCCTCAGTGGGTGAGCAAGAGGCTCTCTGCCGAGGCCTCGAAGAGAGCTTTCTCGAAGGCGAAGGCGAAGGCTACGGCGGTGGGGATGCCGTGGCCAGCGACCGCGAGGTGACGGACTTTGTGAGGCGGCTGAGGGAAGGGCGCAAGGTTGCCTATCTCCGGGCAGAGCGCAAGGAGCGCTGGGATGAAGGCCGAGTGGGTGGGTGGCGGTGA
- a CDS encoding RPC10, DNA-directed RNA polymerase, subunit RPC10 (contains C4-type Zn-finger), which produces MSGYNPAQATTSNTDPATLATIDSNARAVLYKCGDCDMDVPLKRGEPIRCRNCGHRVLYKQRTNR; this is translated from the exons ATGTCCGGCTACAACCCCGCGCAAGCCACAACCTCCAACACCGATCCCGCTACCCTTGCCACGATCGACTCAAACGCGCGCGCTGTCCTGTACAAATGCGGCGACTGCGACATGGACGTCCCACTGAAGCGCGGAGAGCCGATTCGCTGCAGGAACTGTGGACATCGTGTTCTTTACAAGCAGAGGACGAACCG ATAA
- a CDS encoding SPS1, Serine-threonine protein kinase codes for MNNNNQNNQQGNRLQLNFGFGGQSGDRNNQYQQEAGRAFPTTPSTFPQPVYPNQAGQQEVWGAQQQGNGYAGGGGYFVNPYQQAQYQGQQGSLQAPGSQRFDQSANGLAQQLSHQHLSGGRSGSPYGRQGSPNPQRPRTADNRYGYGNSSGSLGPRQPSMYDDEAPQRNPTKYSENVEKQAMVSKSLINTFFKDSVQRARDRNQRALELEALMKEPSISDNRKISKENSMRRAEVEYLRFLRTKEKPENFSTLKIIGKGAFGEVKLVQRRNDGKIYALKSLVKQEMFKKDQLAHVRSERDILAESDSPWVVKLHTTFQDNTFLYMLMEFLPGGDLMTMLIKYEIFTEDITRFYMAEITLAIEAVHKLGFIHRDIKPDNILLDRGGHIKLTDFGLSTGFHKEHDAGYYKKLLAGGAHKSNRDNRQSMNLDQIQLTVSNRTQINTWRKSRRQLAYSTVGTPDYIAPEIFSGQGYDYSCDWWSVGTIMFECLIGWPPFCAEEPHDTYRKIVDWPRNLHFPPDQQLGAEAEDFVRRLICDAEHRLGRIGGASEIKQHPFFRGVSWDGLRRIRAPFEPKLQSNVDTQYFPIDEIDQNDTSAAHRAQAAQANEDEYAASLPFIGYTYKRFDAFRGS; via the exons AtgaacaacaacaaccagAACAACCAGCAGGGGAACCGGCTGCAGCTCAACTTTGGCTTCGGTGGCCAGAGCGGCGACCGCAACAACCAATATCAGCAGGAGGCCGGCCGAGCATTCCCGACGACGCCCTCGACCTTCCCCCAACCTGTATACCCAAACCAGGCGGGTCAGCAAGAGGTCTGGGGCGCCCAACAGCAGGGCAATGGCTACGCCGGCGGCGGCGGTTACTTTGTAAACCCCTACCAACAGGCCCAGTACCAGGGCCAGCAGGGCAGTCTACAGGCACCGGGCAGTCAGCGCTTCGATCAGAGTGCCAATGGCCTGGCTCAGCAGCTGTCACACCAACACCTGAGCGGCGGTCGCTCTGGTAGCCCGTATGGCCGCCAAGGCTCTCCGAACCCTCAGCGTCCTCGTACCGCCGACAACAGGTATGGCTACGGAAACTCCAGCGGCAGCTTGGGGCCACGACAGCCGTCCATGTACGATGACGAAGCCCCGCAAAGGAACCCGACAAAGTACTCTGAGAACGTCGAGAAGCAGGCCATGGTCTCCAAGAGCCTCATCAACACCTTCTTCAAGGACAGTGTGCAGCGGGCACGCGACCGGAACCAAAG AGCGCTTGAACTCGAGGCCCTGATGAAGGAGCCGTCCATCTCGGACAACCGCAAAATCAGCAAGGAAAACAGCATGCGCCGCGCCGAAGTCGAATACCTGCGATTCTTGCGAACCAAGGAAAAGCCTGAGAACTTCTCCACACTTAAGATTATCGGAAAGGGTGCCTTTGGAGAGGTCAAGCTCGTGCAGCGGCGCAACGACGGCAAGATCTATGCGCTCAAGTCGCTGGTCAAGCAAGAGATG TTCAAAAAGGACCAACTTGCACACGTCCGGTCAGAACGTGACATCTTGGCCGAGTCTGACAGCCCATGGGTCGTCAAGCTGCACACGACTTTCCAGGATAACACTTTCTTGTACATGCTTATGGAGTTCTTACCAGGTGGTGACTTGATGACTATGCTCATCAAGTACGAAATCTTTACCGAGGACATTACGCGCTTCTACATGGCTGAAATCACACTTGCGATAGAGGCCGTCCACAAGCTTGGCTTTATACACCG TGATATCAAGCCCGACAACATCCTTCTCGACCGTGGCGGCCACATCAAGTTGACTGATTTTGGTCTATCGACGGGTTTCCACAAGGAGCACGACGCTGGATACTACAAGAAGCTGCTTGCTGGCGGCGCACACAAGTCCAACCGCGATAACCGACAATCAATGAACTTGGACCAGATCCAACTGACTGTCAGCAACCGTACCCAAATCAACACATGGCGTAAGTCTCGTCGACAACTGGCCTACTCAACAGTCGGTACACCCGATTACATTGCGCCCGAAATCTTTAGTGGTCAGGGCTACGACTACAGCTGTGATTGGTGGTCGGTGGGTACCATCATGTTCGAATGCCTTATCGGCTGGCCGCCATTCTGCGCCGAAGAGCCACACGACACTTACCGTAAGATTGTCGACTGGCCGCGCAACCTCCACTTCCCTCCAGACCAGCAACTCGGTGCCGAAGCCGAGGACTTTGTGCGACG ACTCATCTGTGACGCCGAACACCGTCTCGGTCGCATCGGTGGCGCCAGCGAAATCAAACAACACCCCTTCTTCCGCGGGGTGTCGTGGGATGGCCTCCGCCGCATCCGAGCTCCCTTTGAACCCAAACTACAGTCCAACGTTGACACGCAGTACTTTCCCATTGACGAGATCGACCAGAATGATACATCTGCTGCTCACAGGGCGCAGGCTGCTCAGGCCAACGAGGACGAATACGCGGCCAGCTTGCCGTTTATCGGTTATACGTACAAGCGCTTCGACGCTTTCAGGGGCTCGTAA
- a CDS encoding WD40 repeat protein — MAALPGTDLFSIQANELQHDAVLDYYGRRLATCSSDKSIKIFEVEADKHTLVETLKGHEGAVWSVAWAHPKYGNILASSSYDGKVLIWREQSNSWQKIYDVALHTASVNLVAWAPHEAGCLLACASTDGNVSVLEFKDNNWTHQIFHAHGSGVNSVSWAPAVAPGQVVGASGNQTVAARRLVTGGSDCQVKIWEFSAEAGNWQNVQILPGGHLDWVRDVAWSPTVLSKSYIASASQDKTVIIWTSSDLRGEWKRTKLDVDAAAWRVSWSLSGNVLAVSTGDNRVSLWKERLSGGWECVKTIEE; from the exons ATGGCAGCTTTACCTGGCACCGACCTGTTCTCCATCCAGGCTAACGAGCTCCAGCACGATGCTGTCCTGGACTACTATGGCAGGCGACTAGCAACATGTTCTTCGGACAAGTCCATCAAGATCTTTGAAGTCGAAGCCGACAAGCACACACTGGTGGAGACTCTCAAAGG ACACGAAGGTGCCGTCTGGAGCGTAGCATGGGCACACCCCAAGTACGGCAACATTCTCGCTTCCTCTTCCTACGACGGCAAAGTCCTCATTTGGCGCGAGCAGTCCAACAGCTGGCAGAAGATCTACGACGTCGCTCTACACACGGCATCCGTCAATCTCGTCGCCTGGGCACCCCACGAAGCCGGTTGCCTTCTCGCTTGCGCATCGACCGACGGCAATGTCTCGGTACTCGAATTCAAGGACAACAACTGGACACATCAGATTTTCCATGCTCATGGTAGCGGCGTGAATAGTGTCTCGTGGGCTCCTGCTGTTGCACCAGGACAGGTTGTTGGCGCGAGTGGGAATCAGACAGTTGCTGCGCGACGATTGGTTACAGGTGGAAGCGATTGCCAGGTCAAGATCTGGGAGTTTAGCGCCGAGGCTGGCAACTGGCAGAACGTGCAGATACTACCTGGCGGTCACTTGGACTGGGTGCGCGACGTTGCATGGTCACCTACCGTCCTTTCCAAGTCATACATTGCCTCCGCATCCCAGGACAAGACTGTCATCATCTGGACCTCTTCGGATTTACGCGGAGAGTGGAAGCGCACCAAGTTGGACGTCGATGCTGCTGCTTGGCGCGTGAGTTGGAGCTTGAGCGGCAACGTTCTAGCAGTCAGCACCGGCGACAACAGGGTCAGCCTATGGAAGGAGAGGCTGAGCGGTGGATGGGAGTGCGTCAAGACGATTGAGGAGTAG